The genomic region aaaataagataactttaaaaaaattagcccaacatattattttatataattatttatttattaccaGTGCGGCTGTACCCGCCCACTAGCTAATTTCCCTGGAATCTAAGAATCCCAACCtttcctttccattttcttcACATTGAAGTTATtcataaaaacattttattttttctatcgCTTCTCTTTGTTCTGTTATAGAGAGAGGAGTTTCTCTTTTGCACTTTTGTTTTGTTCCCACTTcccagagagagagataataaaaaaataaaaataaataaataaataaaaaaaaaaaaagttttttagttctatctttaagaatattttaagcTCACAAATGTAGATGAGAAATTCATTTTTAACTATTTTGCAGACTTGAAATCTAAACCATACACGTGGACCATAGTTGTAATCTAATCAGTAAACAGTAAACAGTAAACAGTAAACAGAGAGCAAAACCACTGGGATCAGTGAAATGAAGtaaagaagaagacgaagaagaagaagaagaagaagaaaaaagcaagaGCAAACAGACCAAACTTAGCAAGTTAGGAAGCTGTAATTTCTTGGAGTCTCACAAATGTTAAAGAGCTCAGACGGAAAGAGAGAGTAAAACAATTATTAGAAGAGTTAAAGTCTCACAAATGCAGATCTGTAATCTGTTGGAGGCTGGTGGTGCCATATCCTTCTACAGTCAATTCCAAAGTAAcctaaagatatattttttttttttggaggaaggGGCAAAAATTAGAACCATTTTGGGTTTCAATTAGTTTGagtgttcaaaaaaaaatttgtttttttgtttttgagtagtcaaaagaaaatattatatataaatttttttcccctcaggTCAGGGTGTTCATTTGAACACCCTGCCTTCAAAGTGGCGCCGCCACTGGACATTGGTGAAAAATGTGAGCTTGGAATGGAAGATTGGGAAGGTGTGTTGTCTGAGTCCTCGCCAGGTCAAGATAAGTCTattatgagattgattatgggGGACATTGAAGACCCATCTCTGGGTCTCAACAAGCTCTTGCATCAAGACAGTGAATTCAACTCAGGTTTTGGTATCATAGATCAAGCTGCTGCCTTTGGCTGCCTTGAAATGCCAAACACTTTGCTGCCTAGCATTGACCCTTCTGCTGATTTTCCATTCAATGGTGGTGGCACCAATGCAACCAGGCTTGGCTCAGTTTCGACCCCAAATCACAACCCCATGTTCTCTGTTGCAACAAGTAATAATCTTTCGCCGGTCTCTCAATCTCATTTACCAGCCATGTTTCATCAACAACAGCAGGTGCAAACAATTGAAGATGTAGATGAGAAGCCACAGATTTTCAATCCACCGATGATGCAACAAAATCAAGCTCAGTTTGCTCAAAACCCAGCTTTGTTTATGCCTTTAACATATGCCCAGTTGCAAGAGCATCACCTTGTTTCACCAACACTAGCGAAAAGGTATAATCTTGGGGGTATTGAGCGTAATTATCAGGTACCCAAGTTGCCATTTTCGGAACCGGGGCAAGAGCTTCTTCGAAggcagcaacaacaacagcaaaatCAGCTTCAGATGCTTCCTCAACATATCCAGCAGAGGCCAATGATGGTTTCAAAGCAGAAAGTGGTGTGCAATGAATTGGCAAGCCAACAGCAAAAGCATGCACAGCAATTATTATTTGATCAGTTATACCAGTTAGCAGAGCTGATAGAAACTGGGAATAATCCGGTACGTGCGCAAGGGATATTGGCGCGGCTCAATCACCAGCTCTCTCCAATTGGTAAGCCTTTTCAAAGGGCTGCTTTCTATTTCAAGGAGGCCTTGCAATTGCTTCTTCGTAATACTAATAATACTAATTGTAATGCTTCTTTGAGTTTGTCATCACCACCACCTCCCATTAGTCTTATTTTCAAGATTGGTGCATACAAATCATTCTCAGAAGTCTCTCCTGTACTTCAGTTTGCCAATTTTACTTGTAACCAAGCTCTTCTTGAAGCCTTGgatggctttgataccattcgcgttattgattttgatattggGTTTGGTTGGCAGTGGGCTTCTCTTATGCAAGAGCTCGCCTTGAAGCAAGGCGATGGTCCAGCTCTTAAAATCACAGCATTCGTATCCCCATCCACACACGATGAACTTGAGCTCGGTTTCACTCAAGAAAACTTGAAAGATTTTGCTACTGAGATTAATCTTGCTTTTGAGTTTCAATTTTTGAGCCTTGAGTCCTTGAACTCTGGTTCTTGGCCATTG from Castanea sativa cultivar Marrone di Chiusa Pesio chromosome 11, ASM4071231v1 harbors:
- the LOC142614687 gene encoding scarecrow-like protein 6: MEDWEGVLSESSPGQDKSIMRLIMGDIEDPSLGLNKLLHQDSEFNSGFGIIDQAAAFGCLEMPNTLLPSIDPSADFPFNGGGTNATRLGSVSTPNHNPMFSVATSNNLSPVSQSHLPAMFHQQQQVQTIEDVDEKPQIFNPPMMQQNQAQFAQNPALFMPLTYAQLQEHHLVSPTLAKRYNLGGIERNYQVPKLPFSEPGQELLRRQQQQQQNQLQMLPQHIQQRPMMVSKQKVVCNELASQQQKHAQQLLFDQLYQLAELIETGNNPVRAQGILARLNHQLSPIGKPFQRAAFYFKEALQLLLRNTNNTNCNASLSLSSPPPPISLIFKIGAYKSFSEVSPVLQFANFTCNQALLEALDGFDTIRVIDFDIGFGWQWASLMQELALKQGDGPALKITAFVSPSTHDELELGFTQENLKDFATEINLAFEFQFLSLESLNSGSWPLPLHVSESEAIAVNLPIGSFSNYPLSLPLVLGFVKQLSPKIVVSFDRGCDQTDVPFPDHIIHAVQSYSSLLESLDAVNVNLDALQKIERYLLQPGIEKIVLGRCSPDRTPPWRSLFLSSGFSPLTFSNFTESQAECLLQRTPVRGFHVEKKQTSLVLCWQRKELISASVWRC